Genomic window (Bacillus pumilus):
TTAAAAGGACTACAACTCATTTATGAACGCAATCGTGTCGGTGTACTATAGGAGGTTTAAAACGAATGGATTACTTAGTTAAAGCGTTAGCATATGACGGTAAAGTACGTGCATATGCTGCAAACACAACAGATACAATCAACGAAGCACAAAGAAGACACCATACATGGCCAACGGCATCAGCAGCAATCGGTAGAACGATGACAGCAACCGTCATGATGGGCGCTATGCTGAAAGGCGAAAATAAGCTAACGGTCAAAATTGAAGGCGGTGGACCAATCGGCGCCATCATTGCTGATGGAAACGCAAAGGGCCAGGTGCGTGGATATGTCTCAAACCCACAAGTTCACTTTGACTTAAATGAACATGGCAAGCTTGATGTCAGACGTGCAGTTGGGACATCTGGAACGTTAAGTGTTGTCAAAGATATCGGGCTCAAGGATCACTTTACAGGACAAACGGAGATCGTCTCAGGTGAAATTGGAGATGACTTCACTTATTATCTTGTCTCTTCTGAGCAAGTGCCTTCCTCTGTAGGCGTAGGGGTTTTGGTCAATCCTGACAACTCAATCCTCGCTGCAGGCGGTTTCGTCATTCAATTGCTGCCAGGAACAGAAGATGCTGTGATTGAAAGACTAGAAAAGCGGCTATCAACCATTGAACCCATCTCCAAACTTATTGAAAAAGGGATGACACCTGAAGAAATTTTAGAAGAAGTGCTTGGAGAAAAACCTCAAATTCTAGAAACTGTACCTGTCGAATTCTCTTGTAACTGCTCAAAAGAACGTTTTGCTAATGGCATTATCAGCCTAGGAAAAGCCGAAATTGACGATATGATTGAACAAGACGGACAAGCAGAAGCTCAATGCCATTTTTGTAACGAAACGTATGTATTTACAAAAGAAGAGCTAGAAGAGCTACGTGAAGAAATAACCCGCTAAGCTCTAAGCAGCGGGTTTTCTTTTTATAACGGAAAGGAGACGAAAGATGAGACTTAAAGCAAGAGTGGTATGGACATTTATCCTTGTGTTGCTCATGATCAATGCCGTAGTCATTGCATATGTATTAACAAAGTCACAAATGTCACAGGCTTCTTCAAACGGGAAGAGCGGTGAAGAAATTGCGTCGATTGGAAAAGAGAAGGTGACGCGTCAAGAATGGTTAAAGAAGATGGAAGACCGCTACGGAAAGGCAACACTTGAGCAAATGATTAATCAGAAGGTAGTCAATCAGCTTGCAAAAGAAAACAAGTTGGAAGTGTCTTCAAAAGAGATCAATCGTGAATTGCTGATGCTGAAAGCGGTGTCTAATAATTTCTACGAAGATGGACATACAAGCGAAAAGGAATGGAAAGAGCAAATTCGTTATCAAATTTTATTAGAACAGCTTTTAACGAGAGACGCTGTTGTTTCTGAAAAAGAAGCGAAATCCTTCTATGAAAAAAACAAGGATTTATATCAATATGATGATTCATACCGTATTCGCCATATCGTCGTGAAGACAAAAGGCGAAGCTGAAAACGTATTGAAAGATCTAAAAGGCGGATCTAGCTTCGAAGCGGTGGCGGCTGAACGCTCCATTGACCGCTACACCTCTCCATATGGCGGAGATCTTGGGTTTGTAACAGAAGAACAAGAAAGTATTCCAGCCCTATACATACAAGAAGCTCAAAAGCTTCAGCCAGACGAATGGACGAAAGAACCGATCGAGACCAAAAACGGGTATGCCATTATTCAACTAAAAGAAAAATTAAATGGACGCTCTTTCTCTTATGAAGAAGTCAAAGATCAGATCAAAAGGCAGATCGCTATGGAAGATCTAGGTGAAAAGGCGAATGTCAAAACCCTGTGGAAAGAAGCAAAAGTCACATGGTTTTACGATGGCGAGCAGGACTAAAAGCATTGACAAAATTTTTCGAAATTGATAATTTAATATTAATACAATAAAATTACTCGGAGATAGAGGTGTTAGTGATGGCTCGTATTGCAAATTCAGTTTTTGAATTAATAGGAAATACACCAGTCGTTAAATTAAACCGTTTAGTGGAAGAAGACAGTGCGGATGTCTACTTGAAACTTGAATATATGAACCCGGGCAGCAGTGTAAAAGATCGTATTGCGTTAGCGATGATCGAAGACGCTGAAGCGAAAGGTAAGCTAAAAGCTGGTGACACGCTCATCGAACCAACAAGTGGAAACACAGGGATTGGTCTTGCGATGGTAGCGGCAGCTAAAGGAATTAACGCCATTCTGGTGATGCCAGACACTATGAGTCAGGAGCGCCGCAACCTTTTACGTGCTTATGGCGCAGAGCTTGTTTTAACACCAGGTGCAGAAGGAATGAAAGGTGCTATCAGTAAGGCAGAAGAATTGGCAGAAGAACACGGTTATTTCATGCCTCAGCAATTTAACAACGAAGCCAATGCGGAGATTCACCGTCGTACAACAGGGAAAGAAATCCTTGAACAGTTTGACGGCGAGCTTGATGCATTTATTGCAGGTGTTGGTACGGGCGGTACGATTACAGGGGCTGGTGAAGTCCTAAAAGAAGCCATCCCATCCATTCAGCTTTATGCGGTAGAGCCGACAGATTCTCCTGTATTATCAGGCGGAAAGCCAGGCCCGCATAAAATCCAAGGAATTGGAGCGGGTTTCATCCCTTCCATCTTGAACACGGAAGTATATGACGGCATTATCCAAGTGAAAAACGAAGATGCCTTTGAGCTTGCAAGAAAAGCAGCGAAAGAGGAAGGAATCCTTGGCGGTATTTCTTCAGGAGCAGCTATTTACGCAGCGCTTCAAACAGCGAAAAAGCTTGGTAAAGGGAAAAAGGTTCTGGCGATCATCCCAAGTAATGGTGAGCGTTACCTTAGTACACCTCTTTATCAATTCGATTAAACCCATCACCCCAGCATTTGCTGGGGTTTTTTCATGAAATCTGAAGATGGAAAGCAAATACTATTTTCTAAATAAATTGGATTGCATTACAATAAGATTAATGAAAATGAAAAAAGGATGATAACATGACACAACGCAGGCCAATGGGCATCAAAATTCCTTTTACGAAAGATGCTTTCCTGAAACGATATGAGCAGTTAACTGCTCGCGAAACCCATCACGTTCTTCTTGAGAGTGCTCGCGGTGGTTCATACAGCATTGCTGGGATTGATCCGATTGCTAAAGCGAAGGGCAAAGACGGGATGACAACCATCCATTATCAAGATGAGGTGCTTTTCAAAGAAGGCGATCCATTCAGAGCGTTTACGGATTGGTTCCAAACCCTTCAAACCGAAACGAATGAGGAATATCCTGACTTTCAAGGCGGGGCGATTGGTTTTTTAAGCTATGATTATGCTAGATATATCGAACATTTTAAGATGCTGTCCATTGATGATCTGAAAACACCTGATCTTTATTTTCTCGTGTTTAATGATGTTGCGGTCTTTGATCATGAAGAAGACGTGCTGTGGCTGATCACTCACACAGAAGGAACGGAACCTGTGAGTAAGGCTCATCAAAGACTTGAAGACTTGAAGCAAAAGTGGACTAGTTTTTCAGAAGAACTAGCGCAATCACCTGTCGATGTGTCTTCTGTAGAATTTGTTCCAGCAGCACCTTTTACTGAAGAAACCTTTGGGGAAGCAGTAGAAAAAATTAAGCAATATATCGCAAGCGGTGATGTGTTCCAAGTGAATTTATCCATCAGACAAGATGAACAGCTCCACACACATCCGTATGATTTATACAAAACGTTACGTCAAGTCAATCCATCTCCTTATATGTCTTATCTGCACACACCTGATTTCCAGATTGTTTGTGGATCTCCAGAGCTGCTGATTAAGAAAAAGGGAACTCAATTAGAAACAAGACCGATTGCAGGTACAAGATCACGAGGCAAAGACGATGCTGAGGATCAAGCACTGGCAAAAGAACTTATTGAAAATGAAAAAGAACGAGCAGAACATGTGATGCTTGTTAATCTTGAGCGGAATGACCTTGGACGAGTGTCCACTTATGGCTCAGTACAAGTGAACGAATTTATGGCGATTGAGAAATATTCACACGTCATGCACATTGTGTCTAATGTACAAGGAGAATTGCGAGACGATTGTGATGCAGTAGATGTCATGAGGGCCGTATTCCCAGGCGGAACCATTACAGGTGCGCCAAAGGTGAGAACAATGGAAATTATAGAAGAACTTGAGCCAACAAGACGTGGGCTTTATACTGGATCTATAGGCTGGTTTGGATTCAATCAAGATATGCACTTTAACATCGTCATTCGTACAGCGTATTGTACTGAAGGAAAAGCCTTTATGCAGTCAGGTGCGGGGATCGTCATCGACTCTGTACCAAAGCACGAATACAAAGAATCCATTAAAAAAGCCTATGCAGTCAAAAAAGCATTACAGCTGAGCAAAGAAGAGACTATTTTGAGTTAGAGGTGAGCAGAGTATGATTTTAATGATTGATAATTATGATTCATTTACGTACAACCTGGTTCAGTATTTAGGAGAGCTCGGAGAAGAATTGATTGTGAAACGAAATGATCAAGTAACGATTCAAGAAATCGAACAGCTCAAGCCAGATTTTCTTATGGTTTCTCCAGGACCATGCAGTCCAGATGAAGCGGGAATTAGTATGGAGGCGATCAAGCACTTTGCTGGAAGCATTCCGATCTTCGGCGTGTGTCTAGGTCATCAATCCATCGCGCAAGTCTTTGGTGGGGATGTTATTCGTGCAGAGCGACTAATGCATGGTAAAACGTCAGAGATTGAACATGACGGCAAAGGTGTCTTCACGGGACTCCAAAATCCGCTCGTCGCAACGAGATATCATTCATTAATTGTGAAAAACGAGACGCTGCCGGAGTGTTTTGAGGCAACAGCCAGCACAAAGGAAGGCGAGCTGATGGCGATTCGCCATAAAGAACTGCCAATTGAAAGTGTGCAGTTCCATCCTGAATCGATTATGACGTCCTTTGGAAAAGAAATGCTGAAAAATTTCATTGAAACCTATCGCAAAAAGGGGCATGAAGTAAACGCATGATCATTTACTTGAACGGTCAGTATATAGAGGAGAAAGACGCGACTCTTTCTCCTTTTGATCATGGTTTTCTATATGGCATCGGTGTATTCGAAACATTTACCAGCCTGGCAGGACAAGTCTTCCTGTTAGATTGGCATCTTGAAAGGCTCAATCAATCATTGCGTGACCTTTGCATCGAATCCACAATAGAGAAACCATTTGTACTCGACATCATTCATACCTTACTGAATAAAAACGAAATAGCTGGTGGTCATGCGAGAATTCGCTTTAATGTTTCTGCGGGCAGAGGCAATGGATTTTCTGCAGATCCTTATGAAGAGCCTGTCGTGATTGTCATGATCTCTCCATTCCGGCCCGAAGCCATATTAGATGAGAAGCAGGGAGTCATTCTTCAAACGAGGAGAAATACGCCGGAAGGCAAAAGGCGCCTCAAGTCTCATCATTATATGAACAATCTGCTCGCTAAACGAGAAGTGGGAAATGACCCATCGTTAGAAGGCATCTTTTTAACAAAAGAAAGCGACGTGGCAGAAGGAATTACCTCCAATGTATTTTGGCGAAAAAATGATGTGATCTATACACCATCGCTGGATACAGGCATTTTAAATGGCGTCACTCGTCGATATTGTATCGAAACACTTCAAACTATGGGGACTTCAATAAAAGAAGGAAGATACCCAGTTTCGCATTTGCTATCAGCTGATGAGGCATGGATGACGAATTCTGTTCAGGGGATTGTTCCTTTCAGGATTATAGGAGAAATCTCATTGCCCCAAAACAGCCGGACCATCTCAACAAAGTTAAGAACGCAATACACGAAAGAACGTCTAGAACTTAAAGAGTAGGTGACACAATGACACAACAAGTGATAAAACAGCCTAAAGTCATACAAGCCAAGCACCACACCCTTAGTTATGAAGAAAAGA
Coding sequences:
- the pabC gene encoding aminodeoxychorismate lyase, which produces MIIYLNGQYIEEKDATLSPFDHGFLYGIGVFETFTSLAGQVFLLDWHLERLNQSLRDLCIESTIEKPFVLDIIHTLLNKNEIAGGHARIRFNVSAGRGNGFSADPYEEPVVIVMISPFRPEAILDEKQGVILQTRRNTPEGKRRLKSHHYMNNLLAKREVGNDPSLEGIFLTKESDVAEGITSNVFWRKNDVIYTPSLDTGILNGVTRRYCIETLQTMGTSIKEGRYPVSHLLSADEAWMTNSVQGIVPFRIIGEISLPQNSRTISTKLRTQYTKERLELKE
- the cysK gene encoding cysteine synthase A, producing the protein MARIANSVFELIGNTPVVKLNRLVEEDSADVYLKLEYMNPGSSVKDRIALAMIEDAEAKGKLKAGDTLIEPTSGNTGIGLAMVAAAKGINAILVMPDTMSQERRNLLRAYGAELVLTPGAEGMKGAISKAEELAEEHGYFMPQQFNNEANAEIHRRTTGKEILEQFDGELDAFIAGVGTGGTITGAGEVLKEAIPSIQLYAVEPTDSPVLSGGKPGPHKIQGIGAGFIPSILNTEVYDGIIQVKNEDAFELARKAAKEEGILGGISSGAAIYAALQTAKKLGKGKKVLAIIPSNGERYLSTPLYQFD
- the hslO gene encoding Hsp33 family molecular chaperone HslO → MDYLVKALAYDGKVRAYAANTTDTINEAQRRHHTWPTASAAIGRTMTATVMMGAMLKGENKLTVKIEGGGPIGAIIADGNAKGQVRGYVSNPQVHFDLNEHGKLDVRRAVGTSGTLSVVKDIGLKDHFTGQTEIVSGEIGDDFTYYLVSSEQVPSSVGVGVLVNPDNSILAAGGFVIQLLPGTEDAVIERLEKRLSTIEPISKLIEKGMTPEEILEEVLGEKPQILETVPVEFSCNCSKERFANGIISLGKAEIDDMIEQDGQAEAQCHFCNETYVFTKEELEELREEITR
- a CDS encoding peptidyl-prolyl cis-trans isomerase, whose product is MRLKARVVWTFILVLLMINAVVIAYVLTKSQMSQASSNGKSGEEIASIGKEKVTRQEWLKKMEDRYGKATLEQMINQKVVNQLAKENKLEVSSKEINRELLMLKAVSNNFYEDGHTSEKEWKEQIRYQILLEQLLTRDAVVSEKEAKSFYEKNKDLYQYDDSYRIRHIVVKTKGEAENVLKDLKGGSSFEAVAAERSIDRYTSPYGGDLGFVTEEQESIPALYIQEAQKLQPDEWTKEPIETKNGYAIIQLKEKLNGRSFSYEEVKDQIKRQIAMEDLGEKANVKTLWKEAKVTWFYDGEQD
- a CDS encoding anthranilate synthase component I family protein, whose translation is MTQRRPMGIKIPFTKDAFLKRYEQLTARETHHVLLESARGGSYSIAGIDPIAKAKGKDGMTTIHYQDEVLFKEGDPFRAFTDWFQTLQTETNEEYPDFQGGAIGFLSYDYARYIEHFKMLSIDDLKTPDLYFLVFNDVAVFDHEEDVLWLITHTEGTEPVSKAHQRLEDLKQKWTSFSEELAQSPVDVSSVEFVPAAPFTEETFGEAVEKIKQYIASGDVFQVNLSIRQDEQLHTHPYDLYKTLRQVNPSPYMSYLHTPDFQIVCGSPELLIKKKGTQLETRPIAGTRSRGKDDAEDQALAKELIENEKERAEHVMLVNLERNDLGRVSTYGSVQVNEFMAIEKYSHVMHIVSNVQGELRDDCDAVDVMRAVFPGGTITGAPKVRTMEIIEELEPTRRGLYTGSIGWFGFNQDMHFNIVIRTAYCTEGKAFMQSGAGIVIDSVPKHEYKESIKKAYAVKKALQLSKEETILS
- the pabA gene encoding aminodeoxychorismate/anthranilate synthase component II, producing the protein MILMIDNYDSFTYNLVQYLGELGEELIVKRNDQVTIQEIEQLKPDFLMVSPGPCSPDEAGISMEAIKHFAGSIPIFGVCLGHQSIAQVFGGDVIRAERLMHGKTSEIEHDGKGVFTGLQNPLVATRYHSLIVKNETLPECFEATASTKEGELMAIRHKELPIESVQFHPESIMTSFGKEMLKNFIETYRKKGHEVNA